DNA from Streptomyces rishiriensis:
AAGTGGAACACGGACGCGGCGAGCACCGCGTCCGCGCCCGCCTCGACGGCCGGCGGGAAGTCGGCGAGCCGGCCGGCGCCGCCCGAGGCGATCACCGGGACCGACACGTGCTTGCGGACGGCGGCGATCATCTCCAGGTCGTAGCCGTCCTTGGTGCCGTCCGCGTCCATCGAGTTGAGCAGGATCTCGCCCGCGCCCAGCTCGGCCGCGCGGTGCGCCCATTCGACGGCGTCGATGCCGGTGCCCCGACGGCCGCCGTGGGTCGTCACCTCGAAGGTCCCCGAGGGAGCCCGCCGGGCGTCCACCGAGAGGACGAGCACCTGGCTGCCGAACCGCTCGGCGATCTCCTTGATCAGTTCGGGGCGGGCGATGGCGGCCGTGTTGACGCCCACCTTGTCCGCGCCGGCCCGCAGCAGCTTGTCGACGTCCTCGGGGGTGCGTACCCCGCCGCCGACGGTCAGCGGGATGAAGACCTGTTCGGCGGTGCGGCGCACCACGTCGTAGGTCGTCTCGCGGTTGCCCGACGAGGCGGTG
Protein-coding regions in this window:
- the hisF gene encoding imidazole glycerol phosphate synthase subunit HisF; amino-acid sequence: MTLAVRVIPCLDVDNGRVVKGVNFQNLRDAGDPVEMAKVYDAEGADELTFLDITASSGNRETTYDVVRRTAEQVFIPLTVGGGVRTPEDVDKLLRAGADKVGVNTAAIARPELIKEIAERFGSQVLVLSVDARRAPSGTFEVTTHGGRRGTGIDAVEWAHRAAELGAGEILLNSMDADGTKDGYDLEMIAAVRKHVSVPVIASGGAGRLADFPPAVEAGADAVLAASVFHFGDLRIGQVKDALRETGHPVR